A portion of the Cryptomeria japonica chromosome 5, Sugi_1.0, whole genome shotgun sequence genome contains these proteins:
- the LOC131875622 gene encoding receptor-like protein 7, whose amino-acid sequence MVISYIIEMPRVPQNPLLKFIIVIVAFITLSNKPYLCLCRCPDYESEALLRFKSSSNDSSGSSNSWVNGTDCCMWDGIDCNEEMNHVTRVGTTYSPLSIQAGIISDSLCNLHFLTNLELSGDGLTGTLPPCLGKLSYLRFLILVGHRLSGEIPSTFCGLTNLTYLDLGGNQLNGSLPSCLGNLYSLTDLSLDGNKLSGSIPFSVGSLSSLQNLFISHNLLSGLIPLSIGNLSSLTYLDLSFNHLTGTLPSSFAQLYSLGTLIADGNPFSGNILSSVFPSSISTLSLTLNQTISETFFHNLTGLDALYLSNCVLNISTTWIPEFQLIILSLKSCIVGGQIPGWISTQFLLKELVLADNDLYGEIPSWLFSPPMNFLTLSGNHLQGKLFACNSVYLKLIDLSRNELSGPMPSVWPPYLGQLRLNDNRFSGNIPSSLGSLSSLSLLNLANNKLNGTIPPSLGNSGYFLRVLKLGSNSLQGMIPQEFSKLRLFSLVIKNNKLNGLFPSSILNFSAIRVLDIGNNSFEGQIPKTIGNLSELQVLVMKGNLFSGGIPPQIGQLKQLQILDLSSNNLSGFIPSSIVSLQAMSVATEDGNILQEENAFVGHFGRGSYQDDLVMHPKGTELYYPYILSTLTGIDLSNNQLNGDVPLDFGKLKGLRFLNLSMNNLKGTIPHSLGNMSQLESFDLSSNKISGNIPSELQSLSSLAYLNLSNNNLSGNIPQGGQMILFENTSYSGNQYLQGCPLPKNCPWPKFAPPRPLSAAENKDEEESEQIPWYQLGVGWSCGAGFLIVVVLLLLVRERWRNKYFKGVDDILKFLFPFLRNRRL is encoded by the coding sequence ATGGTTATCTCCTACATTATTGAAATGCCACGAGTTCCTCAAAATCCTCTGCTTAAATTCATTATTGTCATTGTAGCCTTCATTACCCTCTCCAACAAGCCATATCTATGCCTCTGCAGATGCCCTGATTATGAATCTGAAGCTCTTCTTCGATTCAAATCTTCCTCGAATGACTCTTCTGGGAGTTCGAATTCATGGGTGAATGGAACTGATTGTTGCATGTGGGATGGAATAGACTGCAATGAGGAAATGAACCATGTAACAAGGGTCGGTACCACTTATTCTCCCCTTTCCATCCAAGCAGGCATCATATCTGATAGTTTGTGCAACCTCCATTTTCTCACAAACCTGGAGTTGAGCGGCGATGGTTTAACAGGTACTCTTCCTCCCTGCTTAGGAAAACTTTCTTATCTTCGGTTTCTGATTTTAGTAGGCCATAGGTTGAGTGGGGAAATTCCTTCCACATTTTGTGGTCTCACCAACCTTACATATCTTGATCTTGGCGGAAACCAACTCAATGGAAGCCTCCCATCTTGTCTCGGAAATCTTTATTCTCTAACCGATCTATCGCTGGACGGGAATAAACTAAGCGGAAGCATACCATTTTCTGTAGGCAGTCTCTCTTCTCTCCAAAATCTGTTTATTTCCCACAATTTACTAAGTGGTCTAATACCCCTTTCTATAGGCAATCTTTCTTCCCTCACTTACTTGGATCTGTCCTTCAACCACCTAACTggaactttaccatcctcattcgcTCAGCTCTACTCACTTGGAACCCTAATAGCTGATGGAAATCCATTCAGTGGGAATATTCTTTCCTCGGTATTTCCATCTTCTATTAGCACTCTGTCCCTTACCCTAAACCAGACAATTTCAGAGACTTTTTTCCATAATCTTACTGGATTAGATGCTTTGTATCTTTCCAATTGTGTACTAAATATAAGCACAACCTGGATTCCTGAATTCCAGCTAATAATCTTAAGTTTGAAATCCTGCATTGTCGGTGGCCAAATTCCGGGTTGGATTTCAACTCAATTTTTACTTAAGGAGTTGGTATTGGCAGATAACGATCTTTACGGAGAAATTCCCTCTTGGCTATTTAGTCCGCCCATGAATTTCCTAACTCTGTCAGGAAATCATCTGCAAGGCAAACTCTTTGCATGTAACTCAGTTTATTTGAAGCTCATAGATCTATCCAGGAATGAACTGAGTGGGCCCATGCCATCAGTGTGGCCTCCTTATCTAGGACAACTAAGGCTTAATGACAATAGGTTCAGTGGCAATATACCTTCAAGCTTGGGAAGTCTGTCTTCACTTTCATTGTTAAATTTGGCGAACAACAAATTAAATGGAACAATCCCTCCCAGTTTGGGCAATAGTGGTTATTTTCTGCGAGTATTGAAGTTGGGAAGTAATAGCTTGCAAGGAATGATACCCCAAGAGTTTAGCAAGCTAAGACTTTTCTCCTTGGTCATTAAGAATAATAAGCTAAATGGATTGTTTCCCAGTTCAATTCTAAATTTTTCAGCAATAAGGGTTCTTGATATTGGAAATAATTCATTTGAAGGCCAGATTCCAAAGACAATTGGGAATCTTTCAGAGTTACAAGTTTTGGTAATGAAGGGGAACCTTTTTAGTGGTGGCATTCCTCCCCAGATTGGGCAACTGAAGCAGCTCCAGATCTTAGACCTTTCTTCCAACAATTTATCAGGCTTTATCCCATCTAGCATTGTATCTTTGCAAGCAATGTCTGTAGCAACAGAAGATGGAAATATCTTGCAGGAGGAAAATGCATTTGTTGGTCACTTTGGCAGGGGTTCCTATCAAGATGATTTGGTTATGCATCCCAAAGGTACAGAGCTGTActatccatatatcctttccaCACTCACAGGCATAGATCTCTCCAACAACCAATTGAATGGAGATGTTCCTCTTGATTTTGGAAAGTTGAAGGGGCTGAGATTTCTGAATCTATCCATGAACAATCTAAAAGGAACTATTCCACATAGTTTGGGCAATATGAGTCAACTTGAATCGTTCGACCTTTCTTCAAACAAGATTTCAGGCAATATTCCTTCAGAGCTTCAATCTCTGAGCTCTTTGGCGTATTTAAATTTGTCGAACAACAATCTATCTGGAAATATACCGCAAGGAGGACAGATGATCCTATTTGAAAATACATCATATTCTGGAAATCAATATTTGCAGGGATGCCCACTTCCAAAGAATTGCCCTTGGCCGAAATTTGCACCTCCTCGTCCTCTAAGTGCTGCTGAAAATAAAGATGAAGAGGAGAGCGAGCAGATTCCGTGGTATCAACTTGGAGTAGGATGGTCATGTGGAGCAGGTTTTCTGATTGTTGTAGTGTTATTGCTTTTAGTCAGAGAGAGGTGGAGAAATAAGTACTTCAAGGGGGTTGATGATATTTTGAAATTCCTATTTCCTTTCCTGCGTAACAGGAGATTATGA